One Oharaeibacter diazotrophicus DNA segment encodes these proteins:
- a CDS encoding biotin--[acetyl-CoA-carboxylase] ligase yields MTDAPRLPHGYRALVLDAVGSTNALALDKAREGEASGLWVVAGRQTAGRGRQGRPWSSEPGNLFSSLMLRDAAPPERMGELPLVVALAVHDAIADVLPPPARPSLEIKWPNDVLLGGAKISGILIEGAALPEGAVAVIGIGINCASHPGGTPYPATHLDAAGYPTAPLALFECLAARLAARLAEWRDVGFASIRESWLKRARGLGAPITVRLPDRTVSGRFEGLDPGGRLMLVTDEGSRQLISAGDVFFR; encoded by the coding sequence ATGACCGACGCGCCGCGCCTGCCGCACGGTTATCGTGCGCTCGTCCTCGACGCGGTCGGATCGACCAACGCCCTCGCGCTCGACAAGGCGCGCGAGGGCGAGGCCTCCGGGCTCTGGGTCGTAGCCGGACGCCAGACCGCCGGCCGCGGCCGGCAGGGCCGGCCCTGGTCCTCGGAGCCGGGCAACCTCTTCTCCAGCCTGATGCTGCGCGACGCGGCGCCGCCGGAGCGGATGGGCGAACTGCCGCTCGTCGTCGCGCTCGCGGTCCACGACGCCATCGCCGACGTGCTGCCGCCGCCGGCGCGGCCGTCGCTCGAGATCAAGTGGCCGAACGACGTCCTCCTCGGCGGCGCCAAGATCTCCGGCATCCTGATCGAGGGGGCCGCGCTGCCCGAGGGCGCGGTCGCGGTGATCGGCATCGGCATTAACTGCGCCTCGCACCCCGGCGGCACGCCCTATCCGGCCACCCATCTCGACGCCGCCGGCTATCCGACCGCGCCGCTCGCCCTGTTCGAGTGCCTCGCCGCCCGCCTCGCCGCCCGCCTCGCCGAATGGCGCGACGTCGGCTTCGCCTCGATTCGCGAGTCCTGGCTGAAACGCGCCCGCGGCCTCGGCGCACCGATCACCGTCCGCCTGCCCGACCGCACCGTCTCCGGCCGCTTCGAGGGCCTCGACCCCGGCGGCCGCCTGATGCTCGTCACCGACGAGGGTAGCCGGCAATTGATCTCGGCGGGCGACGTCTTCTTCCGCTGA
- the tenA gene encoding thiaminase II — MTSRQPLFDRLVALSASDWDAYTHHPFVEAMGTGTLPQAAFRHYLVQDYLFLIQFARAYALAVYKARSLEEMRSGLRGLSAILDKEMDLHVDYCAGWGISRAEMEASEEDMPTVAYTRFVIDAGLAGDLLDLHVALAPCVIGYAVIARRLAEAGGVRDGNPYSLWIAEYASAAYQDLAASAVESLDRLAGDDLSDGRLVRLAKLFGQACRLEAAFWQMGLDKAP, encoded by the coding sequence GTGACGTCCCGCCAGCCGCTGTTCGATCGCCTCGTCGCGCTCTCTGCGTCCGACTGGGACGCCTACACCCACCATCCCTTCGTGGAGGCCATGGGGACGGGCACGCTGCCGCAGGCGGCGTTCCGCCACTATCTGGTGCAGGACTACCTGTTCCTGATCCAGTTCGCCCGCGCCTACGCGCTCGCGGTCTACAAGGCGCGCAGCCTCGAGGAGATGCGCTCGGGCCTGCGCGGCCTTTCCGCCATCCTCGACAAGGAGATGGACCTCCACGTCGACTATTGCGCCGGCTGGGGCATCTCGCGCGCCGAGATGGAGGCGTCCGAGGAGGACATGCCGACGGTGGCCTACACCCGCTTCGTCATCGACGCGGGCCTCGCCGGCGACCTGCTCGACCTCCACGTCGCGCTGGCGCCCTGCGTGATCGGCTATGCCGTGATCGCGCGCCGCCTCGCCGAGGCCGGCGGCGTCCGCGACGGCAATCCCTATTCGCTGTGGATCGCCGAATACGCCAGCGCGGCCTACCAGGACCTCGCCGCCTCGGCCGTCGAGTCGCTGGACCGCCTCGCCGGCGACGACCTCTCCGACGGCCGCCTCGTCCGCCTCGCCAAGCTGTTCGGTCAGGCCTGCCGGCTCGAAGCCGCGTTCTGGCAGATGGGATTGGACAAGGCACCCTGA
- the mce gene encoding methylmalonyl-CoA epimerase, whose amino-acid sequence MIGRLNHVAIAVPDLEAAAATYRDVLGADVKPPQAEPDHGVTVVFIELPNTKIELLTPLGDASPIRAFLDKNPSGGIHHVCYEVDDIIAARDRLKATGARVLGSGEPKIGAHGKPVLFLHPKDFNGTLVELEQA is encoded by the coding sequence ATGATCGGTCGGCTCAACCACGTCGCCATCGCGGTTCCGGATCTGGAAGCGGCGGCGGCCACTTACCGCGACGTGCTCGGAGCCGACGTGAAGCCGCCGCAGGCCGAGCCGGACCACGGCGTCACCGTCGTCTTCATCGAGCTGCCGAACACCAAGATCGAGCTCCTGACCCCGCTCGGCGACGCCTCCCCGATCCGCGCCTTCCTCGACAAGAATCCCTCCGGCGGCATCCACCACGTCTGCTACGAGGTCGACGACATCATCGCCGCCCGCGACCGGCTGAAGGCGACCGGCGCTCGCGTGCTCGGCAGCGGCGAGCCGAAGATCGGCGCCCACGGCAAGCCGGTGCTGTTCCTGCACCCCAAGGACTTCAACGGCACCCTGGTCGAGCTCGAGCAGGCCTGA
- the panB gene encoding 3-methyl-2-oxobutanoate hydroxymethyltransferase: protein MSAPIRSKRTSVNDIKALHRVRPIVSLTAYTAPMAAMIDPHVDFLLVGDSLGMVLYGFETTLPVTLDMMIAHGAAVVRGSKRAMVVVDMPFGSYQESPAQAFRNAARVLAETGANAVKMEGGEEMAETIRHLTERGVPVLGHVGLTPQFVNSFGGYRTQGKTLAEARKVKDDAAAVAAAGAFAIVLEGTMEPLAREISEGSPVPIIGIGASPHCDGQILVTEDMLGLFNEFVPRHVKRFAELGAEVSKAVAAYAEEVKARSFPGPEHTFRPKA from the coding sequence GTGAGCGCCCCGATCCGTTCCAAGCGCACCAGCGTCAACGACATCAAGGCGCTGCACCGCGTCCGCCCGATCGTCAGCCTGACCGCCTACACCGCGCCGATGGCGGCGATGATCGACCCGCACGTCGACTTCCTGCTGGTCGGCGACAGCCTCGGCATGGTGCTCTACGGCTTCGAAACCACGCTGCCGGTGACGCTCGACATGATGATCGCCCACGGCGCGGCCGTGGTCCGCGGCTCCAAGCGGGCGATGGTGGTGGTCGACATGCCGTTCGGCTCCTACCAGGAGAGCCCGGCGCAGGCCTTCCGCAACGCCGCCCGCGTGCTCGCCGAGACCGGCGCCAACGCGGTCAAGATGGAGGGCGGCGAGGAGATGGCGGAGACGATCCGCCACCTGACCGAACGCGGCGTGCCCGTGCTCGGCCACGTCGGCCTGACGCCGCAGTTCGTCAACAGCTTCGGCGGCTACCGCACCCAGGGCAAGACACTCGCCGAGGCCCGCAAGGTCAAGGACGACGCCGCGGCCGTCGCCGCGGCCGGTGCCTTCGCCATCGTGCTCGAGGGCACGATGGAGCCGCTCGCCCGCGAGATCTCCGAGGGCTCGCCGGTCCCGATCATCGGCATCGGCGCCTCGCCGCACTGCGACGGCCAGATCCTCGTCACCGAGGACATGCTCGGCCTGTTCAACGAGTTCGTGCCGCGCCACGTCAAGCGCTTCGCCGAACTCGGCGCCGAGGTGTCGAAGGCGGTCGCGGCCTATGCCGAGGAGGTCAAGGCGCGCAGTTTCCCGGGGCCGGAGCATACGTTCCGGCCGAAGGCGTGA
- the nuoN gene encoding NADH-quinone oxidoreductase subunit NuoN has translation MFAMPDFGLAAPELILAIGSLVLLMIGAFGGDRTYRTVTGLSVVVLLLALVAVIWGREGTTFEGAFVVDGFARFLKVLALIGSASAIVMSLAYVRAEKFERYEFPVLIVIATLGMMLMISAGDLIGVYLGLELQSLALYVIAAINRDDVRGTEAGLKYFVLGALSSGMLLYGASLTYGFTGHTDFAGIAASLAGAERASLGLVFGIVFLLAGVAFKVSAVPFHMWTPDVYEGAPTPVTAFFAAAPKIAAMAIFIRIVMEAFHPVTHDWQQIVAFIALASMVLGAFAAIGQRNIKRLMAYSSIGHMGYALTGLAAGTETGVQGVLIYLATYLAMTAGAFACILAMRREEGMVEDIYELAGLSRTNLPMAFLLGMIMFSLAGIPPFAGFFAKYFVFMAAVQAGLYWLAVLGVLASVVGAYYYLRIVKVMFFDEPARPFQPMPLELKAVLGVAGLFTILFVLVSGPIASAAAAAAKTLF, from the coding sequence ATGTTCGCCATGCCTGACTTCGGCCTCGCGGCCCCCGAGCTGATCCTGGCGATCGGATCGCTCGTCCTCCTGATGATCGGCGCCTTCGGCGGCGACCGCACCTACCGCACCGTCACCGGCCTGTCGGTGGTGGTGCTCCTGCTCGCGCTCGTCGCGGTGATCTGGGGCCGCGAGGGCACCACCTTCGAGGGCGCGTTCGTCGTCGACGGCTTCGCCCGCTTCCTCAAGGTGCTGGCGCTGATCGGCTCGGCCTCGGCGATCGTGATGTCGCTCGCCTACGTCCGCGCGGAGAAGTTCGAGCGCTACGAGTTCCCGGTCCTGATCGTCATCGCCACGCTCGGCATGATGCTGATGATCTCGGCCGGCGACCTGATCGGCGTCTACCTCGGCCTCGAGCTGCAGTCGCTGGCGCTCTACGTCATCGCCGCCATCAACCGCGACGACGTCCGCGGCACCGAGGCGGGTCTGAAGTATTTCGTGCTCGGCGCGCTGTCGTCCGGTATGCTGCTCTACGGCGCGTCGCTGACCTACGGCTTCACCGGCCACACCGACTTCGCCGGCATCGCCGCTTCGCTGGCGGGTGCCGAGCGCGCCTCGCTCGGCCTCGTGTTCGGCATCGTGTTCCTGCTCGCCGGCGTCGCCTTCAAGGTGTCGGCGGTGCCGTTCCACATGTGGACGCCGGACGTCTACGAGGGTGCGCCGACCCCGGTGACCGCCTTCTTCGCCGCCGCGCCGAAGATCGCCGCCATGGCCATCTTCATCCGCATCGTGATGGAGGCGTTCCACCCGGTCACCCACGACTGGCAGCAGATCGTCGCCTTCATCGCGCTCGCCTCGATGGTGCTCGGCGCCTTCGCGGCGATCGGACAGCGCAACATCAAGCGCCTGATGGCCTATTCCTCGATCGGCCACATGGGCTACGCGCTGACCGGCCTCGCCGCCGGCACCGAGACCGGCGTCCAGGGCGTGCTGATCTATCTGGCGACCTATCTCGCCATGACCGCCGGCGCCTTCGCGTGCATTCTGGCGATGCGGCGCGAGGAGGGCATGGTCGAGGACATCTACGAGCTCGCCGGCCTGTCGCGCACCAACCTGCCGATGGCCTTCCTGCTCGGCATGATCATGTTCTCGCTCGCCGGCATCCCGCCCTTCGCCGGCTTCTTCGCGAAGTACTTCGTGTTCATGGCTGCGGTGCAGGCCGGGCTCTACTGGCTGGCCGTGCTCGGCGTGCTCGCCTCGGTGGTCGGCGCCTACTACTACCTGCGCATCGTCAAGGTGATGTTCTTCGACGAGCCGGCCCGGCCGTTCCAGCCGATGCCGCTGGAGCTGAAGGCGGTGCTCGGCGTCGCGGGCCTGTTCACCATCCTGTTCGTGCTGGTGTCCGGGCCGATCGCCTCCGCCGCCGCCGCCGCGGCGAAGACGCTGTTCTGA
- a CDS encoding ribonuclease J: MNLALYGLGPERDRKWLMMDCGVSFAGPDLPGVDLVLPDIRFVEAQKKNLVGILITHAHEDHYGALYDLWPRLEVPVYMTPFAAALHAAKREMEPGAPRIPTTVVEQGSRFSIGPFDLELVAVSHSLPEPNAVMIRTAMGNVLHTGDWKIDLAPGVGRAIDMDRLAALGAEGVRAMICDSTNATREGRSPSEADVAKGMAEVIAKAKRRVAVTIFASNVARIRSVAQAAAANDREVVILGRAIRRVVDVAGELGMLDGLPPFRDEEAYGYLPPDKVVALVTGSQGEPRAALAKIAFDEHRNVALSSGDTVVFSSRTIPGNDKAVGAIQNALVARGIHIVTDRDALVHTSGHPRRDELTELYRLIQPKVAVPVHGEAVHLAAHAALAKAAGVPTVVSAKNGAIVRLLPADRDAEITGHVPVGILVKDGSLVREPEVSGVVERRRISFAGAVAVTVVIDDTGDLVGDFALSLFGLPTTDARGESFHDALGKVVEGTLESMPRARRRDDETVAEAIRRSVRSAVNERWGKKPICDVTVLRLEDA, encoded by the coding sequence ATGAACCTCGCTCTCTACGGGCTCGGCCCCGAACGCGATCGCAAGTGGCTGATGATGGACTGCGGCGTCTCCTTCGCCGGACCGGACCTGCCGGGCGTAGACCTCGTGCTGCCGGACATCCGCTTCGTCGAGGCCCAAAAGAAGAACCTCGTCGGCATCCTGATCACCCATGCCCACGAGGACCACTACGGCGCCCTCTACGACCTCTGGCCGCGCCTCGAGGTGCCGGTCTACATGACGCCCTTCGCCGCCGCGCTGCACGCAGCCAAGCGCGAAATGGAGCCCGGCGCACCGCGCATCCCGACCACCGTGGTCGAGCAGGGCTCGCGCTTCTCGATCGGCCCGTTCGACCTCGAACTCGTCGCGGTATCCCATTCGCTGCCCGAGCCGAACGCGGTGATGATCCGCACCGCCATGGGCAACGTGCTGCACACAGGCGACTGGAAGATCGACCTCGCACCCGGCGTCGGCCGCGCCATCGACATGGACCGGCTCGCCGCCCTCGGCGCCGAGGGCGTCCGGGCGATGATCTGCGATTCCACCAACGCCACGCGCGAGGGCCGCAGTCCGTCCGAGGCCGATGTCGCCAAGGGCATGGCCGAGGTGATCGCCAAGGCCAAGCGCCGCGTCGCCGTCACCATCTTCGCCTCCAACGTCGCCCGCATCCGCTCGGTGGCGCAGGCCGCCGCCGCCAACGACCGCGAGGTCGTGATCCTCGGCCGCGCGATCCGCCGCGTGGTCGACGTCGCCGGCGAACTCGGCATGCTCGACGGGCTGCCGCCGTTCCGCGACGAGGAGGCCTACGGCTACCTGCCGCCGGACAAGGTGGTCGCCCTCGTCACCGGCAGCCAGGGCGAGCCACGGGCGGCGCTCGCCAAGATCGCCTTCGACGAGCACCGCAACGTCGCGCTGTCGAGCGGGGACACCGTGGTGTTCTCCTCGCGCACGATTCCCGGCAACGACAAGGCCGTCGGCGCGATCCAGAACGCCCTGGTGGCGCGCGGCATCCACATCGTCACCGACCGCGACGCGCTGGTGCACACCTCCGGCCATCCGCGCCGCGACGAACTGACCGAGCTCTACCGGCTGATCCAGCCGAAAGTCGCGGTTCCGGTCCACGGCGAGGCCGTTCATCTTGCCGCCCACGCCGCCCTCGCCAAGGCGGCGGGCGTGCCGACCGTCGTCTCCGCCAAGAACGGCGCGATCGTCCGCCTGCTGCCGGCCGACCGCGACGCCGAGATCACCGGCCACGTGCCGGTCGGCATCCTGGTCAAGGACGGCTCGTTGGTCCGCGAGCCCGAGGTGTCCGGCGTGGTCGAGCGGCGGCGGATCAGCTTCGCCGGCGCGGTGGCGGTCACGGTCGTCATCGACGACACGGGCGACCTCGTCGGCGACTTCGCGCTGTCGCTGTTCGGCCTGCCGACCACCGACGCGCGGGGCGAGAGCTTCCACGACGCCCTCGGCAAGGTCGTGGAGGGCACGCTGGAGTCGATGCCGCGGGCGCGGCGCCGCGACGACGAGACCGTCGCCGAGGCGATCCGCCGCTCGGTGCGGTCGGCCGTCAACGAGCGCTGGGGCAAGAAGCCCATCTGCGACGTGACGGTGCTGAGATTGGAAGACGCCTGA
- a CDS encoding lytic transglycosylase domain-containing protein translates to MASADRTPARRLASAALVAVAGYAAVFASAPARAESARDTVCRLIERAAADNGLPVAVFTRLIWRESSFRPAVTSRAGAQGIAQFMPGTAAERKLEDPFDPEQAIPAAAALVADLSGRFGSLGLAAAAYNAGRTRVSDFLAGGGTLPRETRAYVAFVTGWSVDDWRSGLAEAAGVMQIADPGAGCAATVAAVVAETPGAAASALDEAVLPWGVQLAGGYGKDDLVATYARMRTRYAGVLAGHEPTLLPFRVGGAKPRRYYQLRVAFSGRRDATRLCRALRQAGGSCLVMRN, encoded by the coding sequence ATGGCATCCGCCGACCGAACACCCGCCCGCCGCCTCGCGTCCGCCGCGCTCGTCGCCGTGGCAGGGTACGCGGCTGTGTTCGCATCCGCGCCCGCGCGGGCCGAGAGCGCCCGCGACACCGTCTGTCGGCTGATCGAGCGCGCCGCTGCCGACAATGGGCTGCCGGTCGCGGTGTTCACGCGCCTGATCTGGCGCGAGAGCAGCTTCCGGCCGGCGGTGACGAGCCGGGCCGGGGCGCAGGGCATCGCCCAGTTCATGCCGGGCACCGCCGCCGAGCGGAAGCTCGAGGATCCCTTCGATCCCGAGCAGGCGATCCCGGCCGCGGCGGCGCTGGTCGCCGATCTCTCCGGCCGGTTCGGTTCGCTCGGCCTCGCCGCCGCCGCCTACAACGCCGGCCGGACCCGTGTCTCGGACTTTCTGGCCGGCGGCGGCACGTTGCCGCGCGAGACGCGGGCCTACGTCGCCTTCGTCACCGGCTGGAGCGTCGACGACTGGCGCAGCGGTCTCGCCGAGGCCGCCGGGGTGATGCAGATCGCCGACCCGGGCGCCGGCTGCGCCGCGACGGTCGCCGCCGTCGTCGCCGAGACGCCGGGGGCGGCGGCGTCCGCGCTCGACGAGGCGGTGCTGCCCTGGGGCGTCCAGCTCGCCGGCGGCTACGGCAAGGACGACCTCGTCGCCACCTACGCCCGGATGCGGACACGCTACGCCGGCGTGCTCGCCGGCCACGAGCCGACACTGTTGCCGTTCCGCGTCGGCGGCGCCAAGCCGCGGCGCTACTACCAACTGCGCGTCGCCTTTTCCGGCCGCCGCGACGCCACGCGCCTCTGCCGGGCGCTGCGTCAGGCCGGCGGTTCCTGCCTGGTCATGCGGAATTGA
- the panC gene encoding pantoate--beta-alanine ligase yields the protein MQVIDTIAGLRAAIAAHRRAGRTVGFVPTMGYLHQGHTTLVDRARAETDVVVTSIFVNPLQFAPTEDLARYPRDLPRDCALLEAHRCDIVFAPAVEEMYPRPMETIVDVTALSGLLEGERRPGHFRGVATVVAKLFAIVQPDRAYFGEKDYQQLLLIRRMVADLSMPIAIVGVPTVREDDGLACSSRNVFLGPAERAVAVVLSRSLADAEAAVADGVVDGRALERRVRAFVEAEPLAAPDLIAVRDADTLLAYDAAEPPRAVVVLLAVRFGRTRLLDQRVIPVRPASEGARP from the coding sequence TTGCAGGTGATCGACACCATCGCCGGCCTGCGCGCGGCCATCGCGGCACATCGGCGGGCCGGCCGCACGGTCGGATTCGTCCCGACCATGGGCTATCTGCACCAGGGCCACACGACGCTGGTCGACCGCGCCCGCGCCGAAACCGACGTCGTCGTCACCTCGATCTTCGTCAATCCGCTGCAGTTCGCCCCGACCGAGGACCTCGCCCGCTATCCGCGCGACCTGCCGCGCGACTGCGCGCTCTTGGAAGCGCACCGCTGCGACATCGTCTTCGCGCCGGCCGTCGAGGAGATGTACCCGCGGCCGATGGAGACCATCGTCGACGTCACCGCGCTGTCGGGCCTGCTCGAGGGCGAACGCCGGCCCGGCCACTTCCGCGGCGTCGCCACCGTGGTCGCCAAGCTGTTCGCGATCGTGCAGCCCGACCGGGCCTATTTCGGCGAGAAGGACTACCAGCAGCTGCTCTTGATCCGCCGCATGGTCGCCGACCTCTCGATGCCGATCGCCATCGTCGGCGTGCCGACCGTGCGCGAGGACGACGGTCTCGCCTGTTCGTCGCGCAACGTGTTCCTCGGCCCCGCCGAGCGCGCCGTCGCCGTGGTGCTGTCGCGCTCGCTCGCCGACGCCGAGGCAGCGGTCGCGGACGGCGTCGTCGACGGCCGGGCGCTCGAGCGCCGCGTCCGCGCCTTCGTCGAGGCCGAGCCGCTCGCCGCGCCGGACCTGATCGCGGTCCGCGACGCCGACACGCTGCTCGCCTACGACGCCGCCGAACCGCCGCGCGCGGTCGTCGTGCTGCTCGCCGTCCGCTTCGGCCGCACCCGGCTGCTCGACCAGCGCGTCATCCCCGTCCGCCCCGCCAGCGAGGGAGCACGCCCGTGA
- the tig gene encoding trigger factor, which produces MQVTETAADGLKRELKIVVPATDLAGRLETYLNDLKGRVQIRGFRPGKVPMGHLKKLYGKSAMADIVNTVIGESSNKALEERNEKSAMQPQVELADADAEKVLDGGVDLAFAIKYEVLPAFELAPTDEIAIERPVADITDAEVDERLSQIGEGARSYEEKAEDAVAEEGDRLTISYLGKLDGEPFEGGADDKAYLFLGQKRFIPGFEEQLVGAKKGDKKVIEVTFPAEYQAPHLAGKPATFDIEVFEIAAPGELKLDDDWAKTLGMDSLEALKGAVRTQIESQYGFQTRQKVKRQLLDALDKQYSFELPPTLVEQEFDIIWRQVAAEMERSGKTFADEDTTEEKAREEYRKIAERRVRLGLVLSKFGEANKVQVTEQELQRALIERARQFPGQERAVFDYYRKDPNALASLQAPVFEEKVVDFLLASVKVTDKTVSKDELFTEDDELAA; this is translated from the coding sequence ATGCAGGTGACCGAAACCGCCGCCGACGGCCTCAAGCGCGAGCTGAAGATCGTCGTTCCCGCCACCGACCTCGCCGGTCGGCTGGAGACCTATCTGAACGACCTCAAGGGTCGCGTCCAGATCCGCGGCTTCCGCCCCGGCAAGGTGCCGATGGGCCACCTGAAGAAGCTTTACGGCAAGTCGGCCATGGCCGACATCGTCAACACCGTGATCGGCGAGAGCTCGAACAAGGCGCTCGAGGAGCGCAACGAGAAGTCGGCGATGCAGCCGCAGGTCGAGCTGGCCGACGCGGACGCCGAGAAGGTGCTCGACGGCGGCGTCGATCTCGCCTTCGCCATCAAGTACGAGGTGCTGCCGGCCTTCGAGCTGGCCCCGACCGACGAGATCGCCATCGAGCGGCCGGTCGCTGACATCACCGACGCCGAGGTCGACGAGCGCCTGAGCCAGATCGGCGAGGGCGCCCGCTCCTACGAGGAGAAGGCCGAGGACGCCGTCGCCGAAGAGGGTGACCGCCTGACCATCTCCTACCTCGGCAAGCTCGACGGCGAGCCCTTCGAGGGCGGCGCCGACGACAAGGCCTACCTCTTCCTCGGCCAGAAGCGCTTCATCCCCGGCTTCGAGGAGCAGCTGGTCGGTGCCAAGAAGGGCGACAAGAAGGTGATCGAGGTCACTTTCCCGGCCGAGTACCAGGCGCCGCATCTCGCCGGCAAGCCGGCCACCTTCGACATCGAGGTGTTCGAGATCGCGGCGCCCGGCGAGTTGAAGCTCGACGACGACTGGGCCAAGACCCTCGGCATGGACAGCCTCGAGGCCCTCAAGGGCGCCGTGCGCACCCAGATCGAGTCGCAGTACGGCTTCCAGACCCGCCAGAAGGTCAAGCGCCAGCTGCTCGACGCCCTCGACAAGCAGTATTCCTTCGAGCTGCCGCCGACCCTGGTCGAGCAGGAGTTCGACATCATCTGGCGGCAGGTCGCCGCCGAGATGGAGCGCTCCGGCAAGACCTTCGCCGACGAGGACACCACCGAGGAGAAGGCCCGCGAGGAGTATCGCAAGATCGCCGAGCGCCGTGTCCGTCTCGGTCTCGTGCTCTCCAAGTTCGGCGAGGCCAACAAGGTCCAGGTCACCGAGCAGGAACTGCAGCGCGCCCTGATCGAGCGCGCCCGCCAGTTCCCGGGCCAGGAGCGCGCGGTGTTCGACTACTACCGCAAGGACCCGAACGCGCTCGCCTCGCTGCAGGCGCCGGTGTTCGAGGAGAAGGTGGTCGACTTCCTGCTCGCCTCGGTCAAGGTCACCGACAAGACCGTCTCCAAGGACGAGCTCTTCACCGAGGACGACGAGCTGGCGGCCTGA
- a CDS encoding TfoX/Sxy family protein codes for MDEGWRDFLAELTEPLGGVTMRRMFGGLGIYRDGVIFAISVGDVLFLKADEVTIPDFEAEGCGPFTYTSKDGRTSRMPYWRAPERLFDEPEAFRAWALAAAAAARRLADAKEAAAVAKKAAARPRAARKARGPEPG; via the coding sequence ATGGACGAGGGCTGGCGCGACTTCCTCGCGGAACTGACCGAGCCGCTCGGCGGCGTCACCATGCGGCGCATGTTCGGCGGCCTCGGCATCTACCGCGACGGCGTGATCTTCGCGATCTCGGTCGGCGACGTGCTGTTCCTCAAGGCCGACGAGGTCACGATCCCCGACTTCGAGGCCGAGGGCTGCGGCCCCTTCACCTACACGTCCAAGGACGGTCGCACGTCGCGGATGCCCTACTGGCGCGCACCCGAGCGGCTGTTCGACGAGCCGGAGGCGTTCCGCGCCTGGGCGCTCGCCGCCGCCGCGGCGGCCCGCCGCCTCGCCGACGCCAAGGAAGCTGCCGCGGTCGCCAAGAAGGCGGCAGCGCGCCCGCGCGCGGCGCGGAAGGCTCGCGGGCCGGAGCCGGGTTAG
- a CDS encoding DUF1467 family protein, giving the protein MSIGGVGIGSAIAIYFIIWWLVLFAVLPWGVRSQHETGEVTPGSDPGAPVVPHLKRKLIATTVVAAICFVTFLLVRNSGLTLDMFPGPKAHRTT; this is encoded by the coding sequence ATGAGCATCGGCGGCGTCGGCATCGGCAGCGCGATCGCGATCTACTTCATCATCTGGTGGCTGGTGCTGTTCGCGGTGCTGCCCTGGGGCGTGCGCTCGCAGCACGAGACCGGCGAGGTCACGCCCGGCTCCGACCCCGGCGCGCCGGTGGTGCCGCACCTGAAGCGCAAGCTGATCGCCACCACCGTGGTGGCCGCGATCTGCTTCGTCACCTTCCTCCTCGTCCGCAACTCCGGCCTGACCCTCGACATGTTCCCGGGTCCGAAGGCTCACCGCACCACCTGA
- a CDS encoding DUF4405 domain-containing protein: MATVKDFLCRQATPFTTGLFVVSAVSGVALFVHLGTATFREMHEILSMVLLVPVALHVWRNWRSLVGYFKRGTMWVATAVSLVLAVGFALAAGNGGGNPMMQMVGRLQSAPLTAVAPAIGSDEQAVLDALVAAGISPVKPSDSIADLSARTGRDAFEIVAALNAAAKVAPAGPATTAAP; the protein is encoded by the coding sequence ATGGCCACCGTCAAGGACTTCCTCTGCCGTCAGGCGACGCCGTTCACCACCGGCCTGTTCGTGGTCTCCGCCGTCTCCGGTGTCGCGCTGTTCGTGCACCTGGGCACCGCGACCTTCCGCGAGATGCACGAGATCCTGTCGATGGTGCTGCTGGTGCCGGTGGCGTTGCACGTCTGGCGCAACTGGCGCAGCCTCGTCGGCTATTTCAAGCGCGGCACGATGTGGGTGGCGACCGCGGTCTCGCTGGTGCTCGCCGTCGGATTCGCGCTGGCGGCCGGCAACGGCGGCGGCAATCCGATGATGCAGATGGTCGGCCGGCTCCAGAGCGCGCCCCTGACCGCCGTCGCCCCGGCGATCGGCAGCGACGAACAGGCCGTGCTCGACGCCCTGGTCGCCGCCGGGATCAGCCCGGTCAAGCCGTCGGACAGCATCGCCGACCTTTCCGCCCGCACCGGCCGCGACGCCTTCGAGATCGTCGCCGCGCTCAATGCCGCGGCGAAGGTGGCGCCCGCCGGCCCCGCGACCACCGCGGCCCCCTGA